In Brevibacillus brevis NBRC 100599, a single genomic region encodes these proteins:
- a CDS encoding ABC transporter ATP-binding protein codes for MIEAKHIEKSFFLNQAKEGRFASLRTLFSRERREVKAVHDISFSIDRGEFVGYIGPNGAGKSTTIKMLAGILHPSQGEIRIGGYSPQRERIQVASQIGVVFGQRTQLWWDLPVRDSFEILQAMYKIDDKLYQRSMEVYQELLDLHEFLDTPVRKLSLGQRMRADLAAALLHDPPVLFLDEPTIGLDVVAKTRIRAFLKEVNQTQKKTILLTTHDMDDIEQLCNRIIVINHGKKMMDTSLTELRQQIGLPSLIRIEFRQPPKKLYDLEGIQRMELSENVLSIYFDKGKISSPRILAEVAGWGEPLDIQMKEPGIEEIIRLIYR; via the coding sequence ATGATTGAAGCAAAGCACATCGAAAAATCATTTTTCCTGAATCAAGCCAAAGAGGGGCGCTTTGCTTCTCTACGAACACTCTTTTCTCGTGAACGAAGGGAAGTCAAAGCCGTCCATGATATCTCCTTTTCCATTGACAGAGGCGAGTTCGTAGGATATATCGGGCCGAATGGCGCAGGAAAATCGACGACAATCAAAATGCTGGCAGGAATTCTTCATCCCAGTCAGGGGGAAATACGAATAGGCGGATATAGTCCACAGCGGGAAAGAATTCAGGTAGCCTCACAGATCGGAGTAGTGTTCGGGCAGCGAACACAGCTGTGGTGGGATTTGCCAGTCAGAGATTCCTTCGAAATTTTGCAAGCGATGTACAAGATTGACGACAAATTATATCAGCGATCGATGGAGGTGTATCAGGAACTGCTGGACCTCCATGAATTCCTTGATACGCCTGTGCGCAAGTTGTCGTTAGGTCAAAGGATGAGAGCTGATTTAGCGGCGGCACTGCTGCATGATCCTCCTGTCCTGTTTTTAGACGAGCCTACGATTGGGTTGGATGTGGTTGCGAAGACGCGCATCAGAGCTTTTTTGAAGGAAGTGAATCAGACCCAGAAGAAGACCATTCTATTGACGACTCATGATATGGACGATATTGAACAACTCTGCAACCGGATTATCGTGATTAATCATGGCAAAAAGATGATGGATACGAGCTTGACTGAATTGCGGCAACAGATAGGGCTGCCAAGCCTCATACGAATTGAATTTCGACAACCGCCCAAAAAGCTTTACGACCTAGAGGGAATCCAGCGGATGGAGCTTTCAGAGAACGTACTTTCGATTTACTTCGACAAAGGAAAAATTTCTTCGCCGCGAATCCTTGCCGAAGTGGCGGGGTGGGGTGAACCTTTGGACATCCAGATGAAAGAACCGGGGATTGAGGAGATCATTCGTCTCATTTATCGGTAG